The following coding sequences lie in one Melopsittacus undulatus isolate bMelUnd1 chromosome 9, bMelUnd1.mat.Z, whole genome shotgun sequence genomic window:
- the LOC101877995 gene encoding tropomodulin-3, with amino-acid sequence MTLPFRKDLDKYKDLDEDEILGKLSEEELKQLETVLDDLDPENALLPAGFRQKDQTAKKASGPFDRERLLAYLEKQALEHKDREDYVPFTREKKGKIFIPKQKPVQSYAEEKFTLDPELEEALTSATDTELGDLAAILGMSHLITNYELCDVVGSRNGVDKDSFSDIVKGEKMLPVFDEPPNPTNVEETLQRIKDNDSRLVEVNLNNIKNIPIPTLKEFAKALETNTHVKHFSLAATRSNDPVAVALADMLRVNMKLRSLNIESNFITGVGILALVDALKDNETLTEIKIDNQRQQLGTIAEVEIAKMLEENTKILKFGYHFTQQGPRARAAAAITKNNDLVRKRRVEGDI; translated from the exons ATGACACTCCCATTTCGAAAGGACTTGGACAAGTACAAAGATCTCGATGAGGATGAAATTCTTGGCAAACTTTCGGAAGAAGAATTGAAACAACTGGAAACTGTTCTGGATGATCTTGACCCTGAG aatgcactgctgcctgcaggcttcCGACAGAAAGACCAGACTGCTAAAAAGGCTTCAGGTCCCTTCGACAGGGAACGGCTCCTGGCATACTTAGAGAAGCAGGCTCTTGAGCACAAAGACAGGGAAGACTATGTGCCttttacaagagaaaagaaag GGAAAATATTTATCCCTAAGCAGAAGCCTGTACAGTCTTACGCAGAAGAAAAATTCACTCTTGATCCAGAACTGGAGGAAGCCTTGACCAGTGCCACAGACACAGAATTAGGTGACCTTGCAG CTATACTGGGAATGTCCCACTTGATAACAAACTATGAGCTCTGTGATGTAGTAGGAAGCCGTAATGGGGTTGACAAAGACAGCTTCTCAG ATATAGtaaaaggtgaaaaaatgtTGCCTGTTTTTGATGAGCCACCAAATCCCACGAATGTAGAGGAGACACTGCAAAGGATTAAAGATAATGATTCTCGTCTTGTTGAAGTTAATCTAAATAACATTAAG AACATACCAATTCCAACACtgaaagaatttgcaaaagccTTGGAAACCAACACGCATGTGAAGCATTTCAGCCTTGCGGCCACACGAAGCAATGATCCTGTTGCTGTT GCTCTTGCAGATATGTTGAGAGTAAACATGAAGTTAAGAAGTTTAAACATAGAATCAAACTTCATCACTGGAGTTGGAATTTTGGCACTGGTCGATGCACTGAAAGACAACGAAACATTGACAGAGATCAAAATTGATAATCAG aggcagcagctgggcaCAATTGCAGAAGTAGAAATTGCCAAGATGcttgaagaaaacacaaagatcCTCAAATTTGGATACCATTTCACACAACAGGGACCTCgagccagggcagctgcagccaTCACAAAAAATAACGATTTGG TTCGCAAGAGGAGGGTTGAAGGAGACATCTAG